In the genome of Nocardia sp. NBC_00416, one region contains:
- a CDS encoding NADPH:quinone reductase has protein sequence MLAAWYDRNGSAREVLQVGELPDPEPRAGEVRVRVHVSGVNPGDIKKREGWLGSTMPYSRVVPHSDAAGVIDSVGAGVDTARAGQRIWVHGAQSYRAFGTAAEYCTVPADLAVPLPPEVSDEIGACLGIPGTTAHRAVFGDGPVQATIVLVHGVLGAVGSLAAQLAVRGGATVIGTVRRSSDLDDPAAAATHLVALDRPDPAEAIRAHAPEGVDRIVEVSLSGNADLDTAVARPGATIAAYATGAADTTIPFWPMLFANLTVRLLGSDDFPAEVKHRAARDLTELARTDPVIPIAARYPLRDIAAAHERIDGPGHGRVLVDIPG, from the coding sequence ATGTTGGCAGCCTGGTACGACCGCAACGGATCTGCCCGCGAAGTACTGCAAGTGGGTGAGTTGCCCGATCCGGAGCCGAGGGCCGGAGAGGTCCGCGTCCGGGTGCACGTTTCCGGGGTCAACCCTGGCGACATCAAGAAACGCGAGGGCTGGCTCGGCTCGACCATGCCCTATTCGCGCGTCGTACCCCACAGTGACGCCGCCGGGGTGATCGACAGCGTCGGTGCGGGCGTCGATACCGCCCGGGCCGGGCAACGCATATGGGTCCACGGGGCCCAGTCCTATCGTGCTTTCGGCACCGCAGCCGAATACTGCACGGTACCGGCGGACCTGGCGGTGCCGCTGCCCCCCGAGGTGAGCGACGAGATCGGGGCCTGCCTGGGTATCCCCGGTACCACCGCGCACCGCGCCGTATTCGGCGACGGCCCCGTCCAGGCCACCATCGTGCTGGTACACGGAGTACTCGGAGCAGTGGGGTCGCTGGCAGCCCAACTCGCCGTCCGTGGCGGCGCCACTGTGATCGGCACCGTGCGACGCAGCAGCGACCTGGACGATCCGGCCGCCGCCGCCACACACCTGGTAGCCCTCGACCGACCCGATCCTGCCGAGGCCATCCGCGCCCATGCCCCCGAGGGTGTGGATCGCATCGTCGAGGTCTCGTTATCGGGCAACGCCGACCTCGACACTGCGGTGGCCCGGCCAGGCGCAACGATCGCCGCCTATGCGACCGGCGCCGCGGACACCACCATCCCGTTCTGGCCCATGCTCTTCGCCAACCTCACTGTGCGCCTTCTGGGCAGTGACGACTTCCCGGCGGAGGTGAAACACCGAGCCGCTCGAGACCTCACCGAGCTGGCCCGTACCGATCCGGTCATCCCGATCGCCGCGCGCTATCCCTTGCGGGATATCGCAGCCGCACATGAACGCATCGACGGTCCCGGACACGGCCGGGTCCTTGTCGACATTCCCGGCTGA
- a CDS encoding tautomerase family protein — MPIVQITLVKGRPSDTVENCIRQVARTVADALEAPLETVRVVVNEVEPSRFAVGDTLKSDR; from the coding sequence GTGCCGATAGTTCAGATCACCCTCGTCAAGGGACGCCCATCCGACACAGTGGAAAACTGCATCCGGCAGGTGGCCAGAACGGTCGCCGATGCGCTCGAGGCGCCCCTGGAAACCGTCCGGGTCGTCGTCAACGAAGTCGAGCCCAGCCGCTTCGCAGTCGGCGACACACTGAAAAGTGATCGCTGA
- a CDS encoding IclR family transcriptional regulator, translating into MLILEKVLERGEPWGVTALAAALDLPKARIHRHLTSLRESGFLSQDSATRAYEPGWRLVLLGQRISRRAELLTLARPVMTRLRDEIGQTIVLSQLTEHGVTVTEVIPGGSPIDVILSPGTQFGYNSVAQGKVALAFGSPDQVRTWSRLAPEQRTPGTIMDPERLRAHVASTRRQGWATAPEETFRGVNAIAAPVFTHGGDLICTLAVIASIHYLPDPPSPDVVDALTNAASALSEELGYRR; encoded by the coding sequence TTGCTGATTCTGGAAAAGGTGCTCGAACGCGGCGAGCCGTGGGGGGTCACAGCACTCGCCGCAGCCTTGGACCTGCCGAAGGCTCGGATTCACCGGCACCTCACCAGCCTCAGGGAGTCGGGCTTCCTCTCACAGGATTCGGCGACACGCGCCTACGAACCGGGCTGGCGTCTAGTGCTGCTCGGGCAACGGATCAGTAGACGAGCCGAACTACTCACACTCGCGCGCCCCGTCATGACCCGGTTGCGCGACGAGATCGGTCAGACGATCGTGCTCTCCCAACTCACCGAGCACGGTGTCACGGTCACCGAAGTCATACCCGGCGGCTCCCCGATCGACGTGATCCTCAGCCCCGGAACTCAATTCGGATACAACAGCGTTGCCCAGGGCAAAGTGGCCCTGGCGTTCGGCTCCCCGGACCAGGTCCGCACCTGGTCACGGCTTGCACCGGAACAACGCACCCCGGGCACGATCATGGATCCGGAACGCCTCCGTGCGCACGTCGCGTCCACTCGCAGACAAGGGTGGGCAACGGCGCCGGAAGAGACGTTCCGCGGAGTCAACGCCATCGCGGCCCCGGTTTTCACCCACGGTGGAGACCTGATCTGCACCTTGGCCGTGATCGCTTCCATCCACTACCTACCGGACCCGCCCTCCCCCGACGTCGTCGACGCACTCACCAACGCCGCGAGCGCACTATCCGAGGAACTCGGCTACCGGCGCTGA
- a CDS encoding MFS transporter has protein sequence MTGPVSETRWYRGATKDQWRAFWSAYLGWVLDIMDLVIFSMVLTYVIDDFGSDRDTAGMIASFTLLASAFGGMIFGYIADRFGRTKAMVASILCYSIGTMLCGFSTGMGTLMAARVIVGLGVGGEWGAGTALVSETWPARHRGKVLAWVQSAFATGYGLAALIAFLVVPALGWRWAFFIGIFPAVLAIWVRRETKESKVWLEAGTRLGAFASLRQLFTQQPKAVAVCLAFTAAAMCGYWGLFTWIPNYLASPVTEGGRGMDMLSSTTWIIVMQIGAAAGFISFGYVADRIGRRNAFLVYFGAAVICIPIFLTLTAPIVVFAFGPVMALFGTGFYSGFGPTFAELFPTEIRAFAQGFIYNAGRAASALAPAMVGFMAHSAGVGAAMMGTALFYLLAAAIVFFFLPETNGRELETGNPARSGDLAH, from the coding sequence ATGACAGGACCGGTTTCGGAAACGCGGTGGTACCGCGGGGCCACCAAAGACCAGTGGCGGGCTTTCTGGAGTGCCTACCTCGGATGGGTGCTCGACATCATGGACCTCGTCATCTTCTCGATGGTCCTGACGTACGTGATCGACGACTTCGGCAGCGACCGGGACACGGCGGGAATGATCGCTTCCTTCACGCTGCTGGCTTCCGCGTTCGGTGGCATGATCTTCGGCTATATCGCCGACCGGTTCGGCCGGACGAAGGCGATGGTCGCGAGCATCCTGTGTTATTCGATCGGGACGATGCTCTGCGGCTTCTCGACCGGCATGGGAACGCTCATGGCCGCACGTGTCATCGTCGGACTCGGCGTCGGCGGGGAATGGGGTGCGGGTACCGCCCTCGTATCCGAAACCTGGCCCGCCCGTCATCGGGGCAAGGTCCTGGCCTGGGTGCAGAGCGCCTTCGCCACCGGTTACGGGCTCGCCGCATTGATCGCGTTCCTCGTCGTCCCCGCACTCGGCTGGCGGTGGGCGTTCTTCATCGGTATCTTCCCGGCGGTGCTCGCCATCTGGGTGCGGCGTGAGACCAAGGAGTCGAAGGTCTGGCTGGAGGCGGGCACGCGGCTCGGCGCGTTCGCCTCCTTGCGGCAGTTGTTCACCCAGCAGCCGAAGGCCGTCGCCGTCTGCCTGGCGTTCACCGCCGCGGCCATGTGCGGGTATTGGGGCCTGTTCACCTGGATTCCTAACTACCTGGCCTCGCCGGTCACCGAAGGCGGGCGTGGGATGGACATGCTGTCCTCGACCACCTGGATCATCGTCATGCAGATCGGGGCCGCGGCCGGATTCATCTCGTTCGGCTACGTTGCCGACCGGATCGGCCGGCGCAATGCTTTCCTGGTCTACTTCGGCGCAGCCGTGATCTGCATACCGATCTTCCTCACCCTGACCGCTCCCATCGTCGTTTTCGCCTTCGGTCCGGTCATGGCGTTGTTCGGCACCGGCTTCTACTCCGGATTCGGCCCCACCTTCGCGGAACTGTTCCCCACCGAGATCAGAGCTTTCGCTCAGGGATTCATCTACAACGCGGGCCGCGCAGCCAGCGCGCTGGCTCCCGCGATGGTCGGATTCATGGCGCATTCGGCCGGCGTCGGCGCCGCCATGATGGGCACCGCGCTGTTCTACCTCCTGGCCGCCGCGATCGTCTTCTTCTTCCTGCCCGAGACCAACGGACGCGAGCTGGAGACCGGAAACCCGGCGCGATCCGGCGACCTCGCACACTGA
- a CDS encoding 2-keto-4-pentenoate hydratase — MSAHGTEWNVETAAEVLLRAEQTRTDRHPVTEDWPGLDVETAYRVQDALIARKVAAGEKIVGVKLGLTSEAKQQRMGINSPLTAWLTDAMVLEPGTPIPTDQLIHPRVEPEIVFVLGERLAGPGVTAATALAAVESVYAGIEVIDSRFTDFRFALPDVVADNASSARFVIGDIERKPEDLDLALEECVLHMDGAVVDSATGAAVQGHPAQALALAANALAERGLTLEAGWIVLTGGMTDAVFVQPGKPIVAEFTHLGSVTVAGA, encoded by the coding sequence ATGAGCGCACACGGCACCGAGTGGAATGTCGAGACTGCCGCCGAGGTCCTGCTTCGTGCCGAGCAGACCAGGACCGACCGCCATCCTGTCACCGAGGACTGGCCCGGACTCGATGTGGAGACCGCGTACCGGGTCCAAGACGCGCTGATCGCACGAAAAGTGGCAGCGGGAGAGAAGATCGTCGGGGTGAAACTCGGTCTCACCTCGGAAGCCAAACAACAGCGCATGGGTATCAACTCACCGCTGACCGCCTGGTTGACCGATGCGATGGTGCTCGAGCCCGGTACCCCGATTCCCACCGACCAGCTGATACATCCCCGAGTTGAGCCCGAGATCGTCTTCGTACTGGGCGAACGACTCGCGGGCCCCGGCGTCACCGCCGCTACCGCGCTGGCCGCCGTCGAATCCGTCTACGCGGGCATCGAGGTCATCGACAGCCGGTTCACCGATTTCCGATTCGCGCTGCCCGATGTGGTAGCCGACAACGCCTCGTCGGCGCGATTCGTCATCGGTGATATCGAGCGGAAGCCGGAAGACCTCGACCTCGCGCTCGAAGAGTGTGTCCTGCACATGGACGGCGCTGTGGTGGATTCGGCGACGGGCGCGGCCGTCCAGGGGCATCCGGCGCAAGCGCTCGCACTGGCCGCAAACGCACTGGCTGAACGCGGGCTCACACTGGAAGCCGGATGGATCGTGTTGACCGGCGGAATGACCGATGCGGTCTTCGTCCAGCCCGGCAAGCCGATCGTCGCCGAATTCACCCATCTCGGCAGCGTTACCGTGGCCGGCGCCTGA
- a CDS encoding YceI family protein, with the protein MTTATKVNELSGTYTLDPTHTRIGFVTRHAMVTKVRGSFNEFSGSAYFDGDNPANSSGEVTIQVASIDTRNEDRDKHLRSLDFLGLDEYPAITFRTTAITPTGPEAFDVTGDLTIKGVTRSVTVPFTFEGQANDPFGNIRVGFEGSTTVNRKDFGITWNAALETGGVLVGEKVVLEFEVSAIKQDAEPQS; encoded by the coding sequence ATGACAACTGCGACAAAGGTGAACGAACTGAGCGGGACCTACACCCTCGACCCGACCCATACCCGGATCGGTTTCGTGACCAGGCACGCGATGGTCACGAAGGTGCGCGGCTCGTTCAACGAGTTCAGCGGCAGCGCGTACTTCGACGGCGACAACCCGGCCAACTCCTCGGGTGAGGTCACGATCCAGGTCGCCAGCATCGACACCCGCAACGAGGACCGCGACAAGCATCTGCGCAGCCTCGACTTCCTCGGCTTGGACGAATACCCCGCGATCACCTTCCGCACGACCGCGATCACCCCGACCGGCCCCGAGGCGTTCGATGTCACCGGCGACCTCACCATAAAAGGCGTCACCCGCTCCGTGACGGTCCCATTCACCTTCGAAGGCCAGGCCAACGACCCGTTCGGCAATATCCGGGTCGGATTCGAAGGCTCGACCACGGTCAACCGCAAGGACTTCGGCATCACCTGGAACGCGGCCCTGGAGACCGGTGGCGTACTCGTCGGGGAGAAGGTCGTCCTGGAATTCGAGGTTTCGGCGATCAAACAGGACGCCGAGCCACAGAGCTGA
- a CDS encoding MarR family winged helix-turn-helix transcriptional regulator: protein MTETRWLDEREGRAWRGYLMMHARLLARLNRQLQNDSGLSLSDFEVLVHLTDLPEPRMRVGELGQVMQWEKSRLSHHLGRMQRRGLVRRDDCPDDARGAFIALTEQGRAAIEQAAPRHVETVRALVFDALTDAQVDALTAITGRVLEQLDDQSCHEDRR from the coding sequence ATGACCGAGACTCGATGGCTGGACGAACGCGAGGGTCGTGCCTGGCGCGGGTACCTGATGATGCATGCCCGGTTGCTGGCGCGGCTCAATCGGCAACTGCAGAACGACTCGGGTCTGTCCCTGTCCGATTTCGAGGTGCTGGTTCATCTCACCGACCTGCCGGAGCCGCGGATGCGCGTAGGCGAGCTGGGGCAGGTGATGCAATGGGAGAAGAGTCGGCTGTCGCATCACCTCGGCCGGATGCAGAGGCGGGGGCTGGTGCGGCGTGACGATTGCCCGGATGACGCGCGCGGCGCCTTCATCGCCCTGACCGAGCAGGGGCGCGCTGCGATCGAGCAGGCGGCGCCGAGACATGTGGAGACGGTGCGCGCGCTGGTCTTCGATGCGCTCACGGATGCTCAGGTGGATGCATTGACGGCCATCACCGGCCGTGTCCTCGAGCAACTGGACGATCAAAGCTGTCACGAAGATCGTCGATGA
- a CDS encoding HAD domain-containing protein: MTDHAQHPLLFLDVDGPLLPFGEAPGREPRTVVSDSHFSRLRPEIGRQLAGLPCQLVWATTWEDEANDELAPRLGLSRLPVVRWPESSAEHEREDRWFGLCWKTRTLVDWAAGRPFAWVDDEITDADRTWVATQHRGPALLRHVEPFRGLSGEDFAALDHWLRAT; encoded by the coding sequence ATGACCGATCACGCACAACACCCACTGCTGTTCCTCGATGTCGACGGGCCGCTTCTCCCGTTCGGTGAAGCCCCCGGGCGCGAGCCGCGCACTGTCGTGTCGGACTCGCACTTTTCGCGGCTGCGCCCCGAGATCGGCCGCCAGCTGGCAGGGTTGCCGTGCCAGTTGGTCTGGGCCACGACCTGGGAAGACGAGGCCAATGACGAACTCGCGCCCCGGCTCGGGCTGTCACGACTGCCGGTCGTGCGCTGGCCGGAATCTTCCGCTGAGCACGAACGCGAGGACCGATGGTTCGGACTGTGCTGGAAGACCCGGACCCTGGTGGACTGGGCGGCAGGACGCCCGTTCGCCTGGGTCGACGACGAGATCACCGACGCCGACCGTACCTGGGTCGCCACCCAACATCGCGGCCCCGCACTCCTGCGGCACGTCGAGCCATTCCGGGGACTCAGCGGCGAGGACTTCGCAGCCCTCGATCACTGGCTGCGAGCAACCTGA
- a CDS encoding SDR family oxidoreductase, whose translation MIELNGARVCVTGGARGIGRATVAALIGRGATVWIGDRDLAAAQETADTLGAHAHHLDVTDEDSFQDYLRVASEQGPIDMLVNNAGIQLMGRFVDQDLAALQRELAINLGAVLTGTHLVLPGMIQRGRGHIVNVSSMAGKITTPGIATYCASKYGVVALSRALRAELAGTGVTMTTIMPAATRTDLTAGVRLRLQPTLEPETVAAAIVDSAGHGRGEVAVPRYLAPMGLLEELIPAPIMWQLKRFVGGADYGAYDPGARQAYLDRTRSP comes from the coding sequence GTGATCGAACTCAACGGGGCACGAGTATGTGTGACCGGCGGAGCCCGCGGCATCGGACGGGCCACGGTCGCGGCATTGATCGGTCGCGGCGCCACGGTCTGGATCGGTGATCGCGACCTCGCCGCCGCGCAGGAGACCGCCGATACGCTCGGCGCCCACGCTCACCACCTCGACGTCACCGACGAAGACAGCTTCCAGGACTACCTTCGAGTGGCGTCCGAGCAGGGACCGATCGATATGTTGGTCAACAACGCGGGAATCCAGCTCATGGGACGCTTCGTCGACCAGGATCTCGCCGCTCTGCAACGCGAGCTGGCGATCAACCTGGGCGCAGTCCTCACCGGAACACACCTGGTCCTGCCCGGGATGATTCAACGGGGACGAGGACACATCGTGAACGTGTCGTCGATGGCGGGCAAGATCACCACCCCGGGGATCGCAACCTACTGCGCCTCGAAATACGGAGTCGTGGCCCTCTCGCGGGCACTCCGCGCCGAACTCGCCGGAACCGGCGTCACCATGACCACGATCATGCCGGCCGCGACTCGGACCGATCTGACAGCCGGCGTCCGGTTACGCCTGCAACCCACCCTCGAGCCCGAAACCGTCGCCGCGGCGATCGTCGACAGTGCCGGACACGGGCGCGGCGAGGTGGCGGTGCCGCGATATCTGGCCCCGATGGGATTGCTCGAGGAACTGATCCCCGCGCCGATCATGTGGCAACTCAAACGATTCGTCGGCGGTGCCGACTACGGCGCCTACGATCCGGGCGCGCGGCAGGCCTACCTCGACAGGACTCGATCGCCATGA
- a CDS encoding TetR/AcrR family transcriptional regulator — MVCVSSAAERSYGGESAPERVRRRRARLIDAALTAMAENRWRSATVAGLCADAQLNKRYFYESFTDLDTLASTVIDEVAASAGHAAVTAYMQSIELPMADQARAAVDAVVGALGADHRKALVLLGGVADSPTAHARRADAMKGLTAILVGHARSVHGVELDSDSLASTAPAFVIGGTAQAILSWADGTATISRGQLVDDIASLWLALGESAAGIARSRLEAAERPTTMAGPIAPGLSTR; from the coding sequence ATGGTGTGCGTGTCATCGGCCGCTGAACGCAGTTACGGGGGAGAGTCCGCACCGGAGCGAGTCCGCCGCCGGCGCGCCCGGCTGATCGACGCCGCTCTGACGGCGATGGCCGAAAATCGGTGGCGGTCGGCGACCGTCGCCGGGCTCTGCGCCGACGCGCAACTCAACAAACGATATTTCTACGAGAGCTTCACCGATCTCGACACTCTCGCCAGCACGGTGATAGACGAAGTCGCGGCGTCGGCCGGCCACGCTGCGGTGACCGCCTATATGCAGTCGATCGAGCTTCCCATGGCAGATCAGGCTCGCGCCGCGGTCGATGCAGTGGTCGGCGCCTTGGGTGCCGACCACCGTAAGGCACTGGTACTACTCGGCGGTGTAGCCGACAGTCCCACCGCGCATGCTCGGCGTGCCGATGCGATGAAGGGGCTCACCGCGATTCTCGTAGGGCACGCGCGCAGCGTTCACGGCGTCGAACTGGACAGTGATTCGCTCGCGTCGACCGCCCCGGCCTTCGTCATCGGCGGTACTGCCCAGGCCATCCTGTCCTGGGCGGACGGCACTGCCACCATCAGTCGGGGCCAGCTCGTCGACGACATCGCATCATTGTGGCTCGCCTTGGGAGAGAGCGCGGCGGGCATCGCGCGATCGAGGCTGGAGGCCGCAGAGCGGCCGACGACCATGGCGGGGCCTATCGCTCCAGGGCTGAGCACCCGGTGA
- a CDS encoding helix-turn-helix domain-containing protein has translation MPPGGPTLLEGHLPQALLLARPDLTALNTARALGPVLALDPVDRTLLLNTLGIWLDCHGSATRASKQLYCHPNTVLNRLHRLERLTGLTWNAPATWWP, from the coding sequence CTGCCGCCCGGCGGCCCCACACTGCTCGAAGGGCATCTGCCGCAAGCACTCCTGCTGGCCCGCCCCGACCTCACCGCCCTGAACACCGCCCGGGCGCTCGGTCCCGTCCTCGCCCTGGATCCGGTCGACCGCACCCTTCTGCTGAACACGCTCGGGATCTGGCTCGATTGCCACGGTTCAGCCACCCGCGCCAGCAAACAGCTCTACTGCCACCCCAACACCGTCCTCAATCGCCTGCACCGCCTGGAACGACTGACGGGACTGACCTGGAACGCCCCCGCGACCTGGTGGCCGTGA